The Anastrepha ludens isolate Willacy chromosome 2, idAnaLude1.1, whole genome shotgun sequence genome contains a region encoding:
- the LOC128855022 gene encoding uncharacterized protein LOC128855022: MRPNGQSGCCTLENAANPATIRNLHTTYTFPPTVHLHSHLHSHPHQQAQQQQQQNHHHHNFHPQQQHHLQPQNFKPQAPTPWLPPQGLYNATPHPSTTSKNVVVGRHQALPFVAQSQTPLIKSKNHQQQHHQMLPAPPPPPHSHPQHQYQQYLNSLQHQSTHFPQKSQCVSQSTPTVAVAHHYNGYTPANTPRIALPPDQLSTAMPPVAPPSHPSNFAKLPSASVVNQQRVNECAGIPLISNATTHLASNQRQRVQRKLSRSPAPHQKLSTTGGIGTYKLQHPCAGLYIARNANAASCSHISQLAAHAQGAPLLVHKQQQQQNSVPKWPMPNSGSSAFQSTVSPQLSSNSSASLAAGGGKSHSEKPSRTTLRYQHSAPAALSTRDKENTTQATLETAVFAETSKDNAEGGETALPRIIKPRKRRKKDRKPTTNGVLLKLDALAGTGIAAEADRKPVQAHMPDMHQSQLLPRHHQQLRQQQQHLTHLYPHENSNENLYKFINFYIGTHQPTENVVSTRAFNSNEPLLDYKPRSLLQSPCLKSFGCLGGIKHKQGDMSQDEHGICFCQDCDPLRSIWDYPLRRSLSDSSAASIRTHSSSSSSSSSSHGSSSETTSSSGSSAPLTDDALSPSTALSRADRVGVIGSNRNGQDCNRDATKRTDTGCEVLGGRHPTNGCLSDSNDSGYGDILSGINIADDFFSQSAYNMSTALRPLFEANDLVLDVGQSSIDQSMKYAQSYSSVPETLLPLLPATADALLTESINEISRKLIETCGSELPNELTGTTTRSISAYSRCSSDFSADSGIDSAAIVNCDELVFKFDNLNFMIDNVAKQTTSESNHNNNNFIGANNNNSATAVDDIAATTTTLNAFSELLKLPGTATGTTTTNVTNEGNFFIDKPNMNLLFDLNNNNKGSIFEIENENEDKCELEREQLRQPLAEKNQHDQQFINNCFDLVWPTTFDHCIGVEKQLGALTHREIA, encoded by the coding sequence ATGCGACCCAATGGCCAAAGCGGCTGTTGTACGCTAGAAAACGCAGCAAACCCTGCGACCATACGAAATTTACATACAACATATACTTTTCCCCCAACGGTTCATTTGCATTCGCATCTCCACTCACATCCTCACCAACaagcgcaacaacaacagcagcaaaaccATCATCACCACAACTTTCATCCTCAGCAGCAGCACCACCTGCAACCGCAGAATTTCAAGCCTCAAGCGCCAACACCGTGGTTGCCGCCACAAGGTCTGTACAATGCCACGCCACATCCATCGACTACGAGTAAAAATGTTGTGGTTGGACGCCATCAGGCGTTACCTTTTGTGGCACAATCACAAACACCGttgattaaaagcaaaaatcaccaACAGCAACATCATCAAATGTTGCCAGCGCCACCTCCACCGCCACATTCACATCCACAGCACCAATACCAGCAGTATCTCAACAGTCTGCAACATCAGTCCACTCATTTCCCCCAAAAATCCCAATGCGTCTCACAGTCCACACCTACAGTCGCTGTCGCCCACCATTACAATGGTTACACCCCCGCGAATACACCTCGTATAGCACTACCGCCGGATCAGTTAAGTACCGCCATGCCTCCGGTGGCGCCGCCATCACATCCATCAAATTTCGCTAAATTACCATCAGCATCTGTGGTTAACCAACAGCGAGTTAACGAATGCGCTGGCATACCGCTCATTTCAAATGCTACCACACATTTGGCATCGAATCAGCGTCAGCGCGTTCAACGCAAACTGTCGCGTTCGCCTGCACCCCATCAAAAACTGTCAACAACTGGTGGCATCGGAACGTACAAATTGCAACATCCGTGTGCCGGTCTTTATATAGCGCGTAATGCAAATGCTGCTAGTTGTTCGCATATTTCTCAACTGGCTGCACATGCACAAGGGGCGCCCTTGCTAGTGcacaagcagcagcagcaacaaaattCTGTACCGAAATGGCCAATGCCAAATAGCGGTTCCAGTGCTTTTCAATCCACAGTATCGCCACAGCTATCATCGAATTCCTCAGCGTCATTAGCAGCAGGGGGTGGTAAATCGCATAGTGAAAAACCTTCTCGCACCACTTTGCGATACCAACATTCAGCACCGGCAGCGCTAAGCACTCGTGACAAGGAGAACACAACACAGGCGACATTAGAGACCGCAGTGTTTGCGGAGACGTCTAAAGATAACGCCGAGGGCGGAGAAACGGCACTGCCACGCATAATTAAACCACGAAAACGCCGAAAGAAGGATCGGAAGCCAACAACGAATGGCGTTTTGTTGAAATTGGATGCATTAGCAGGTACAGGTATAGCGGCAGAAGCTGACAGAAAGCCTGTGCAAGCGCATATGCCGGACATGCACCAATCACAGCTATTGCCAAGACATCACCAACAATTgcgacaacagcagcagcacctAACGCACTTATATCCACATGAGAACTCGAACGAAAACTTATACAAATTTATCAACTTTTATATTGGAACGCATCAGCCAACGGAAAATGTTGTCAGCACGCGCGCTTTTAATTCAAATGAGCCACTGCTAGATTACAAACCGAGAAGTCTACTTCAATCGCCCTGCTTAAAATCCTTCGGCTGTCTCGGAGGAATCAAGCACAAACAAGGCGATATGTCACAAGATGAGCATGGAATTTGCTTCTGCCAAGACTGTGATCCGCTGCGTTCAATTTGGGATTACCCATTGAGGCGCTCTCTCTCTGATTCATCAGCCGCATCGATACGCACACATTCGTCCTCCTCCTCATCGTCGTCTTCCTCACATGGTTCCTCTTCTGAGACAACGTCATCATCTGGTTCATCAGCGCCACTGACAGATGATGCACTATCACCTTCAACTGCACTTTCACGTGCTGATCGCGTGGGCGTTATTGGCTCCAATCGTAACGGGCAGGATTGCAATCGCGACGCAACGAAACGCACCGACACAGGCTGCGAAGTGTTAGGGGGAAGGCATCCTACGAATGGTTGTCTCAGCGATTCGAATGACTCGGGCTATGGCGACATACTAAGTGGCATAAATATTGCCGATGACTTTTTCAGTCAGAGCGCTTACAATATGTCGACTGCGCTAAGACCACTTTTTGAAGCCAACGACCTAGTGCTAGATGTGGGACAATCTTCAATCGATCAATCAATGAAATATGCACAATCATACAGCAGTGTACCCGAAACGCTGCTACCCTTGCTGCCTGCAACCGCCGATGCATTGCTCACTGAGAGTATCAATGAGATTTCTCGTAAACTCATCGAAACTTGTGGCAGCGAGCTGCCTAACGAACTCACAGGAACAACGACGCGTTCAATAAGCGCTTATTCACGCTGCAGCAGCGATTTCTCCGCAGACAGTGGCATCGATAGTGCTGCCATTGTAAATTGTGATGAGTTGGTGTTTAAGTTtgacaatttgaattttatgattGATAATGTTGCGAAACAAACGACAAGCGaaagcaaccacaacaacaacaactttataggcgcaaacaacaacaattcggCTACAGCAGTCGATGATATTGCAGCAACAACTACGACATTAAACGCATTTTCCGAGTTGCTCAAATTGCCTGGAACTGCAACTggaactacaacaacaaacgtCACTAATGAGGGAAATTTTTTCATCGATAAGCCAAACATGAATCTGCTATTCgatttgaataataataataaaggtaGTATTTTTGAGATTGAAAACGAGAATGAAGACAAATGCGAGCTAGAACGGGAACAGCTGCGACAACCATTAGCCGAGAAAAACCAACACGATCAACAATtcattaataattgttttgatttagtGTGGCCAACAACATTTGATCATTGCATAGGCGTGGAAAAACAGTTGGGTGCACTAACACACAGAGAGATTGCTTAG